In Lacinutrix sp. Bg11-31, the DNA window GCATATTCGCCATCGTTTGAGATAATTTAGCGTCATAAAGCATTACAGGAACGATAGCAGAGTCTCCATCAATAATATCAAAACCAGCCGATTTCATTCCTCTTTTAAAGTAATTTGTATTATCCTCAAGCTTGTCTCTTAATGATGTATCATTTTTAAGCATATCGAAGACTTTAATCGAAGCCCCAACAATTGCAGGAGCTAAAGAATTAGAAAACAAATATGGTCTAGAACGTTGACGTAAAAGATCAATCACTTCTTTTTTAGCAGTAGTGTAGCCACCCATTGCTCCACCTAAAGCTTTTCCTAGGGTTCCAGTAATTATATCTATTCGTCCTAATACACCCTTGTCTTCAAGAGTACCAATTCCTGTTTTTCCAATAAATCCTGTGGCATGACATTCGTCAATCATTACTAATGCATCATATTTATCGGCTAAATCACAGATTTTATCTAATGGAGCTACTAATCCATCCATAGAAAACACACCATCTGTAACTATTATTTTATGTCTTGCACCATTTTTATTAGCCTCAATAAGTTGTTGTTCTAAATCTGACATGTCGCTATTTTGGTAACGATAACGTGCAGCTTTACATAAACGAACACCATCTATAATAGACGCATGATTTAATGAATCTGAGATTATTGCATCTTCTTTTCCTAATAAAGGTTCAAAAACACCACCATTGGCATCGAAAGCTGCTGCATATAATATGGTGTCTTCTGTACCATAAAAATCTGCAATCTTTTGTTCTAGTTCTTTGTGAATGTCTTGGGTTCCACAGATAAAACGAACAGAACTCATTCCAAAACCATGAGTGTCCATAGCATCTTTAGCTGCTTGGATTACATCTGGGTGAGACGATAGGCCTAAATAGTTATTTGCACAAAAATTTAAAACTGTTTCACCAGTATTTAAAGTAATCTCTGCACCTTGTGGTGATGTGATTATACGTTCTTCTTTATAAAGTCCGTTGTCTTTAATGTCTTTTATCTCTTGTTGTAAGTGTTGTTGTATTTTACCGTACATGTTTATTTGTTGTTAGTTGATTATACAAATCTATTAAACTATTATCTAATACCTTTTAATTGTTATAGTCTTATTAATATATAGGAGGAGTTTTTGAGTTACTTTAAAATCCATTTCCTCTAAAACATCTTGGTAATCTTGTAATTGGTGTTGGTATTTAGGGTTGTGTAGCCCTGTTTTGTAATCTATTATTACCACTTCGTTTTTACTATTTATTACTAATCGATCTGGTCTGTATAGTTTTCCTGTTTTAGAAATGATATCACGTTCGTTATAAATAGTATTGCCTTCAGAGAAATATGGCTTTAAATCTGGATGATTTATAATTTCAAGTATCGAGATTCTTAAAGCTTTTGCTTGAGTTTTGTTTAGTATTCCATCGCTTTCAAAATTGTTGATTGCTAAGTCGACGTCGCTTTCTGTTTTTATATGTTCCATAATATCATGGACCAAGTTTCCTTTTTCTATAGCATCTTCTTGTTTAGTGTCCCAAAGATATCCTGAGTTTGCTATTACCTTAATATTATGATCTTCTTTTGCTGTAGATATAAACTCTTGTTGTTCTATTGTGTTTATACTTTGTTCTTCTTTTTTAGATTCTGGTTTTTCTGGTGAGCCAAAACTATAAATTGTTTCGGTATCATTCCAATCTCCAGTATTCATTA includes these proteins:
- the kbl gene encoding glycine C-acetyltransferase — its product is MYGKIQQHLQQEIKDIKDNGLYKEERIITSPQGAEITLNTGETVLNFCANNYLGLSSHPDVIQAAKDAMDTHGFGMSSVRFICGTQDIHKELEQKIADFYGTEDTILYAAAFDANGGVFEPLLGKEDAIISDSLNHASIIDGVRLCKAARYRYQNSDMSDLEQQLIEANKNGARHKIIVTDGVFSMDGLVAPLDKICDLADKYDALVMIDECHATGFIGKTGIGTLEDKGVLGRIDIITGTLGKALGGAMGGYTTAKKEVIDLLRQRSRPYLFSNSLAPAIVGASIKVFDMLKNDTSLRDKLEDNTNYFKRGMKSAGFDIIDGDSAIVPVMLYDAKLSQTMANMLLKEGIYVIGFFFPVVPKDKARIRVQLSAAHEQSHLDKAIEAFIKVGKTLEIIK